One segment of Streptomyces bathyalis DNA contains the following:
- a CDS encoding beta-ketoacyl-[acyl-carrier-protein] synthase family protein, which translates to MNRRVVITGMGVVAPGGVGRDDYWKLISSGTTATRTISLFNADGYRSRIAAEVDFEPEFHGLTPLQTRRLDRAGQFGLVCLREALADSGIEIDEALAARTGVTIGSAIGASTSLDQEYSVVSDSGSDWLVGHTDVVPQLFEYMVPVRFAADLAWEAGAEGPATVVSTGCTSGLDAVGYAYELVREGSADVMLAGATDAPITPITVACFDAIRATSPRNDDPAHASRPFDLDRDGFVLGEGAAVFVLETLESALRRGAHIYAELSGFAGRSNAYHMTGLKADGREMAEAIDAAMRQARVAPDDVDYINAHGSGTKQNDRHETAAFKRSLGDVAYHRPVSSLKSMLGHSLGAIGSIELAACALAIEHDVVPPTANLETDDPECDLDYVPLTARDQRVDTVLSVGSGFGGFQSAAVLTAYRGDKP; encoded by the coding sequence ATGAACCGCAGGGTCGTGATCACAGGCATGGGCGTCGTGGCGCCGGGCGGCGTCGGCAGGGACGACTACTGGAAACTGATCTCCTCGGGCACCACCGCGACGCGGACGATCTCCCTCTTCAACGCGGACGGTTACCGTTCGCGGATCGCCGCGGAGGTGGACTTCGAGCCGGAGTTCCACGGGCTGACGCCGCTGCAGACCCGACGCCTCGACCGCGCGGGCCAGTTCGGGCTCGTCTGCCTGCGGGAGGCCCTGGCCGACAGCGGCATCGAGATCGACGAGGCGCTCGCCGCCCGCACGGGCGTGACCATCGGCAGCGCGATCGGCGCGAGCACCAGCCTCGACCAGGAGTACTCGGTCGTGAGCGACTCCGGGAGCGACTGGCTGGTCGGGCACACCGACGTCGTACCGCAGCTGTTCGAGTACATGGTGCCCGTCCGGTTCGCCGCCGATCTGGCGTGGGAAGCCGGGGCCGAGGGGCCGGCGACCGTGGTCTCCACGGGCTGCACCTCCGGACTCGACGCCGTCGGCTACGCGTACGAGCTGGTACGCGAGGGTTCCGCGGACGTCATGCTGGCCGGGGCCACCGACGCGCCGATCACGCCGATCACCGTCGCCTGCTTCGACGCGATCAGGGCGACCTCGCCGCGGAACGACGACCCGGCGCACGCCTCACGGCCGTTCGACCTCGACCGGGACGGATTCGTGCTCGGCGAGGGCGCGGCGGTGTTCGTACTGGAGACGCTGGAGTCCGCCCTGCGGCGTGGAGCGCACATCTACGCCGAGCTCTCCGGCTTCGCGGGACGCAGCAACGCGTACCACATGACCGGACTCAAGGCGGACGGCCGCGAGATGGCCGAGGCGATCGACGCGGCGATGCGGCAGGCCCGCGTCGCTCCCGACGACGTCGACTACATCAACGCGCACGGTTCCGGCACCAAGCAGAACGACCGTCACGAGACGGCGGCGTTCAAGCGCAGCCTCGGCGACGTGGCCTACCACCGGCCCGTCAGTTCGCTCAAGTCCATGCTGGGGCATTCGCTCGGGGCCATCGGGTCGATCGAACTGGCCGCCTGCGCACTGGCCATCGAGCACGACGTCGTGCCCCCGACCGCCAACCTGGAGACGGACGACCCCGAGTGCGATCTGGACTACGTGCCGCTGACGGCCCGTGACCAGCGGGTCGACACCGTACTGAGCGTCGGGAGCGGCTTCGGCGGCTTCCAGAGCGCGGCGGTACTCACCGCGTACCGGGGAGACAAGCCGTGA
- a CDS encoding acetyl-CoA carboxylase biotin carboxylase subunit, whose product MFDTVLIANRGEIALRIARTCRELGIRVAAVHSTEDEDSAVVRFADEAVRIGPADAKQSYLLIPALIEAAKKTGAQAIHPGYGFLSEDPDFAEICAQDDLKFIGPSGTTMQQLADKSRTRGLMRDAGVPVLPGSTEPLDDWKEAKALADEIGYPVLLKAVAGGGGRGIGLARDAAELRRVHRETRTQAQALFGDGRVYLERFVERVRHIEVQVLCDAHGNGVHLGERDCSLQRRRQKLVEESPAPGLPPGVATKMGELAVQGALAVGYEGAGTFEFVVDEEGSFHLIEVNCRLQVEHPVTEMVTGVDIVAEQLRIAAGEPLSLRQQDVQFRGVAIEGRINAENPDLGFVPTPGRLDVFEPPGGQFVRVDSHGYPGMVIPSSYDSLLAKLIVWAPDRDGAIARLRRAAGEFRIDGHGVSSTTSFLSGIVDHPVFRKAEHHTDSVEQLQQDLSGTR is encoded by the coding sequence ATGTTCGACACCGTTCTCATCGCCAATCGCGGCGAGATCGCCCTGCGCATCGCGCGGACGTGCCGGGAGCTGGGAATCCGCGTCGCCGCGGTGCACTCCACGGAGGACGAGGACTCCGCGGTGGTGCGTTTCGCGGACGAGGCCGTCCGGATAGGGCCCGCGGACGCGAAGCAGAGCTACCTGCTGATCCCGGCCCTGATCGAGGCGGCGAAGAAGACGGGCGCGCAGGCGATACACCCCGGATACGGATTCCTTTCCGAGGACCCGGACTTCGCCGAGATCTGCGCCCAGGACGACCTGAAGTTCATCGGCCCGTCCGGCACGACGATGCAGCAGCTCGCCGACAAGTCCCGCACCCGCGGACTGATGCGCGACGCGGGCGTGCCCGTCCTTCCCGGGAGCACGGAGCCGCTGGACGACTGGAAGGAGGCCAAGGCACTCGCGGACGAGATCGGCTACCCCGTGCTGCTGAAGGCCGTCGCCGGCGGCGGCGGGCGCGGCATCGGGCTGGCGCGGGACGCGGCGGAGCTCCGGCGCGTCCACCGGGAGACGCGCACCCAGGCACAAGCGCTGTTCGGGGACGGACGCGTCTACCTCGAACGCTTCGTGGAGCGCGTCCGGCACATCGAGGTGCAGGTGCTGTGCGACGCGCACGGCAATGGCGTACACCTCGGTGAACGGGACTGCTCGTTGCAGAGGCGCCGGCAGAAGCTGGTCGAGGAGTCGCCCGCCCCGGGGCTGCCGCCCGGTGTCGCCACCAAGATGGGCGAACTGGCCGTGCAGGGCGCGCTGGCGGTGGGCTACGAGGGCGCGGGAACCTTCGAGTTCGTCGTGGACGAGGAGGGCTCCTTCCATCTGATCGAGGTCAACTGCCGCCTCCAGGTGGAGCATCCGGTGACCGAGATGGTGACGGGCGTCGACATCGTCGCCGAGCAGCTTCGGATCGCCGCCGGCGAGCCGCTGAGCCTGCGTCAGCAGGACGTGCAGTTCCGCGGGGTGGCCATCGAGGGCCGCATCAACGCGGAGAACCCGGACCTGGGCTTCGTACCGACGCCGGGTCGCCTCGACGTCTTCGAGCCTCCTGGCGGCCAGTTCGTACGGGTGGACTCCCACGGCTACCCCGGCATGGTGATCCCCTCCTCGTACGACTCCCTGCTGGCGAAGCTGATCGTGTGGGCGCCCGACCGCGACGGTGCCATCGCACGACTCCGCAGGGCCGCGGGGGAGTTCCGCATCGACGGGCACGGCGTGAGCAGTACGACGTCGTTCCTCTCGGGAATCGTCGACCACCCGGTCTTCCGCAAGGCGGAGCATCACACGGACTCCGTCGAGCAGTTGCAGCAGGACCTCTCCGGGACCCGATGA
- a CDS encoding SDR family oxidoreductase, with translation MTARRIALVTGGSRGIGSAASRQLAADDVTVVVNYHTNAEAAQKVVDEIREGGGEAVPVQADIGDPAQVRALFDTVEDRFGALDIYVNNANTAATFSTIADAPDEHFEQTFLTNTRSMFVALREAARRLRCDGRIIFVSSGVTKMHIPKFGLYAATKAAGEQMIRTLAHECGARGVTANSVVLGPIRSASFDDRPGGAAEGIAQQTPLGRIGEPEDAADVIAFLASDAGRWITGQSINAGGGLY, from the coding sequence ATGACCGCACGAAGGATCGCGCTCGTCACCGGCGGGTCTCGGGGCATCGGCAGTGCCGCGTCGCGGCAGCTCGCCGCCGACGACGTCACGGTGGTCGTCAACTACCACACGAATGCCGAGGCCGCGCAGAAGGTGGTGGACGAGATCCGCGAGGGCGGCGGCGAAGCCGTCCCCGTGCAGGCGGACATCGGGGACCCGGCTCAGGTGCGGGCGCTGTTCGACACCGTGGAGGACCGCTTCGGGGCGCTCGACATCTACGTCAACAACGCCAACACCGCAGCCACCTTCTCCACGATCGCCGACGCCCCCGACGAGCACTTCGAGCAGACGTTCCTCACCAACACCCGCTCCATGTTCGTCGCGCTGCGGGAGGCCGCCCGGCGGCTACGGTGCGACGGCAGGATCATCTTCGTCTCCAGCGGCGTGACCAAGATGCACATCCCGAAGTTCGGTCTCTACGCGGCGACCAAGGCCGCCGGCGAGCAGATGATCCGCACTCTCGCCCACGAGTGCGGCGCCCGAGGCGTCACGGCCAACAGCGTCGTCCTCGGCCCGATACGCAGCGCGTCCTTCGACGACCGGCCGGGCGGCGCGGCCGAGGGCATCGCGCAGCAGACACCTCTGGGGCGCATCGGGGAACCCGAGGACGCCGCCGACGTCATCGCCTTCCTGGCATCGGACGCCGGACGCTGGATCACCGGGCAGTCCATCAACGCGGGCGGCGGACTCTACTGA
- a CDS encoding cupin domain-containing protein translates to MSTGNAPKVVAADVASNNRQGGEIKALLTPHSVGATAGFTGTQRIRPGDRIAEHYHPYSDEFIYLVEGELRITVDGEEQDLAADEAVMFRRGQRHRLVSTGSTPAFLVYHISPLAPRPELGHVDTEPVPNPDSQPPRVGGPR, encoded by the coding sequence GTGTCAACTGGCAATGCGCCGAAGGTAGTTGCGGCAGACGTAGCGTCCAACAACCGGCAGGGCGGCGAGATCAAGGCTCTGCTCACGCCTCACTCGGTGGGTGCGACGGCGGGATTCACGGGCACACAGCGGATCCGTCCCGGCGACAGGATCGCCGAGCACTACCACCCCTATTCCGACGAGTTCATCTACCTTGTCGAGGGAGAGCTGCGGATCACCGTGGACGGCGAGGAGCAGGACCTGGCCGCCGACGAGGCGGTGATGTTCCGGCGGGGCCAGCGGCACCGTCTGGTCAGCACCGGTTCCACGCCGGCCTTCCTCGTCTACCACATCAGCCCGCTGGCCCCCCGGCCCGAGCTCGGGCACGTGGACACCGAACCGGTGCCGAACCCTGATTCGCAGCCACCTCGGGTGGGTGGTCCGCGATGA
- a CDS encoding ketosynthase chain-length factor, whose translation MTGSAAVVTGLGVIAANGTGTEAYWEALLAGKNAIAEISAFDAGGYPIRLAGEARDFEGSDHLPSRLLKQTDRATQMSLVATEWALADAGADPESFRDYDMGVATSSAAGGYGYGQAELQKLWGQGSEFVSVYQSYAWFYAVNTGQVSIRHGMRGSNSVLVGEQAGGLDAVANARRSIRNGATTLMVTGGTETTLCPWGWVAHVADARVSRSAEARTAYMPFDAEASGHVPGEGGAMLIAEDAASWRARGGRNVYGVLAGHASTFDPPPDSGRGSTLGRAVRNALADAGIGPEEVDVVFADAAGEPEADSAEARALTEVFGPLGVPVTAPKTMFGRLYGGGGPLDLATALLSIRHRTIPPTTNTRVLAGDCAGLDLVLGEPRQGAVRTALVLARGYGGFNSATVVRDHPTDSQ comes from the coding sequence GTGACCGGGTCGGCGGCCGTCGTGACCGGTCTGGGTGTGATCGCCGCCAACGGCACGGGTACGGAGGCGTACTGGGAGGCGCTGCTCGCGGGGAAGAACGCGATCGCCGAGATCTCCGCCTTCGACGCGGGCGGCTACCCGATACGGCTCGCCGGCGAGGCCCGTGACTTCGAGGGCTCGGACCACCTGCCGTCGCGGCTGCTGAAGCAGACCGACCGCGCGACGCAGATGTCCCTGGTGGCCACGGAGTGGGCGCTCGCCGACGCCGGGGCGGACCCCGAGTCCTTCCGCGACTACGACATGGGAGTCGCGACGTCCAGCGCCGCGGGCGGCTACGGCTACGGCCAGGCCGAACTGCAGAAACTGTGGGGCCAGGGCTCGGAGTTCGTCAGCGTCTACCAGTCGTACGCGTGGTTCTACGCCGTCAACACCGGCCAGGTCTCCATCCGGCACGGCATGCGCGGATCCAACAGCGTGCTCGTCGGCGAGCAGGCCGGCGGCCTCGACGCGGTCGCCAACGCGCGGCGCAGCATCCGCAACGGCGCGACGACGCTCATGGTGACCGGCGGCACCGAGACCACGCTCTGCCCCTGGGGCTGGGTGGCGCACGTGGCCGACGCCCGGGTGAGCCGCAGTGCCGAGGCGAGGACGGCGTACATGCCCTTCGACGCCGAGGCGAGCGGGCACGTGCCGGGCGAGGGCGGTGCGATGCTCATCGCCGAGGACGCCGCCTCCTGGCGCGCCCGGGGCGGCCGGAACGTCTACGGCGTGCTGGCCGGACATGCCTCCACGTTCGACCCGCCGCCGGACAGCGGCCGCGGATCCACGCTGGGGCGCGCCGTGCGCAACGCCCTCGCCGACGCGGGCATCGGGCCCGAAGAGGTCGACGTCGTCTTCGCCGACGCGGCCGGGGAACCCGAGGCCGACAGCGCCGAAGCGCGCGCCCTGACCGAGGTGTTCGGGCCGCTGGGAGTGCCCGTCACCGCCCCGAAGACCATGTTCGGCCGACTCTACGGAGGCGGAGGGCCGCTCGATCTCGCGACGGCTCTGCTGAGCATCCGTCACCGCACGATCCCGCCCACCACCAACACCCGGGTGCTTGCCGGGGATTGCGCCGGACTCGATCTCGTCCTGGGCGAGCCGAGACAGGGCGCGGTCCGCACAGCACTCGTACTCGCGCGCGGCTACGGCGGATTCAACTCCGCGACCGTGGTCCGCGATCACCCGACCGACAGTCAGTGA
- a CDS encoding SRPBCC family protein, which translates to MPARTDNSVVINAPFELVWSMTNDVESWPQLFNEYSDAQVLEQNDERIRFRLSTHPDSEGRVWSWVSDRFPDRDSRTVRAVRVEKGPFEFMNLRWEYAEVDEGTKMRWQQEFDMKPEAHMDNAQMTAHLNNATQSNMAHIKKVVEEAARAQGGA; encoded by the coding sequence ATGCCCGCCAGGACCGACAACAGTGTCGTGATCAACGCGCCCTTCGAACTCGTGTGGAGCATGACGAACGACGTGGAGTCGTGGCCGCAGCTGTTCAACGAGTACTCGGACGCGCAGGTGCTGGAGCAGAACGACGAGCGGATCCGCTTCCGGCTCTCCACGCACCCGGACTCCGAGGGCCGCGTGTGGAGTTGGGTCTCCGACCGGTTCCCCGACCGCGACTCACGGACGGTGCGCGCCGTGCGTGTCGAGAAGGGGCCCTTCGAGTTCATGAACCTTCGCTGGGAGTACGCGGAGGTGGACGAGGGCACGAAGATGCGCTGGCAGCAGGAGTTCGACATGAAGCCCGAAGCGCACATGGACAACGCGCAGATGACGGCTCATCTCAACAACGCCACGCAGAGCAACATGGCGCACATCAAGAAGGTCGTCGAGGAAGCCGCGCGTGCGCAGGGAGGGGCCTGA
- a CDS encoding methyltransferase, protein MSAIENDSVVATIPIQDDDLHAWHQVMLSFGGRLLKVVQVLLELDIAERVADGPRPVSELASECGADETALYRLLRSSTALGIFRETQARHFENTPLSSGLLRSSDVVPLVKYNTMDMTTLPYEELMHSVRTGEPAFEHRFGKPFYQYLEDNPAEREFFEGFMSHWARQMTDEEMNSFGFERFTRIADLGGNDGYFLGQALSRHPGLNAVLMDLPEVVGASDKVLDKHGVTERVEVRAGDFFKDPIPDGCDAYLLKAVLHNQSEERAERLLRRVRERIGDSGATLLVWDLVMAPANHWDHGKLLDLDMLVLYGGRERTLEDWRELFERTGFELVNDPIEHWTLLECKAR, encoded by the coding sequence ATGAGCGCGATAGAGAACGACTCGGTGGTGGCGACCATCCCGATCCAGGACGACGACCTGCACGCCTGGCACCAGGTGATGCTCTCCTTCGGCGGCAGGCTGCTGAAGGTCGTCCAGGTGCTCCTGGAACTCGACATCGCCGAACGCGTGGCCGACGGCCCCCGCCCCGTGTCGGAACTCGCGAGCGAATGCGGCGCCGACGAGACGGCGCTGTACCGGCTGCTGCGGTCCTCGACCGCGCTGGGCATCTTCCGCGAGACGCAGGCCCGTCACTTCGAGAACACCCCGCTCTCCAGCGGGCTGTTGAGGTCCTCCGACGTCGTGCCCCTCGTCAAGTACAACACGATGGACATGACGACCCTGCCGTACGAGGAACTGATGCACAGCGTGCGGACGGGCGAGCCCGCGTTCGAGCACCGGTTCGGCAAGCCCTTCTACCAGTACCTCGAGGACAACCCCGCCGAGCGGGAGTTCTTCGAGGGCTTCATGAGCCACTGGGCCCGCCAGATGACCGATGAGGAGATGAACTCCTTCGGCTTCGAGCGGTTCACGAGGATCGCCGACCTCGGCGGCAACGACGGCTACTTCCTCGGCCAGGCGCTGAGCCGGCATCCGGGGCTGAACGCCGTGCTGATGGACCTCCCCGAGGTGGTCGGCGCGTCCGACAAGGTGCTCGACAAGCACGGCGTCACCGAGCGGGTCGAGGTGCGCGCCGGAGACTTCTTCAAGGATCCGATCCCCGACGGCTGCGACGCCTATCTGCTGAAGGCCGTACTGCACAACCAGTCCGAGGAGCGGGCCGAGCGTCTGCTGCGCCGGGTGCGGGAGCGGATCGGGGACAGCGGCGCGACGCTCCTGGTGTGGGACCTGGTCATGGCACCGGCGAACCACTGGGACCACGGAAAGCTGCTCGACCTGGACATGCTCGTGCTCTACGGAGGCCGCGAGCGAACCCTCGAGGACTGGCGCGAACTCTTCGAGCGCACCGGCTTCGAGCTGGTCAACGACCCCATCGAGCACTGGACGCTCCTGGAGTGCAAGGCCCGGTAA
- a CDS encoding methyltransferase, with product MHADKTAASSPAPVLQLTMAFYSSQALISAVELDVFTKLADKPLPLEEARQALGIHSRGARDFLDALVALELLDRDESGYRSSAVARQYLDRREPTFVGGYAMMAKHYLMPVWGKLTDGLRTGEPQVPTGGGFFDGYQDSNAARPFLGAMDAVNGQVGRELTELVDWDRYSSFVDVGGARGNLAATLVQRHPGLSGTVFDLPQIEPYFKEHIEALGLLDRIGYVVGDFFEEPLPKADVHILGHILHYYGEEQRRHILASVHEAVPAGGGIVIYDRLIDSDRRERPLSLLGSLNMLLTSDGGREYTLSECHEWLADAGFEVRMSQPVGGTDVLVFATKPGAAEGR from the coding sequence ATGCACGCAGACAAGACGGCCGCGTCGTCGCCGGCCCCCGTGCTCCAGCTCACCATGGCCTTCTACAGCTCCCAGGCGCTGATCAGCGCGGTTGAACTCGACGTGTTCACGAAACTCGCCGACAAGCCGCTGCCCCTGGAGGAGGCCCGGCAGGCTCTCGGGATCCACTCCCGCGGCGCCCGCGACTTCCTCGACGCCCTGGTGGCACTGGAGTTGCTCGACCGCGACGAGTCGGGATACCGCAGCAGCGCCGTCGCCCGTCAGTACCTGGACCGGCGCGAACCGACGTTCGTCGGGGGGTACGCCATGATGGCCAAGCACTACCTGATGCCGGTGTGGGGCAAACTCACCGACGGGCTGCGCACCGGCGAGCCCCAAGTGCCCACCGGCGGCGGCTTCTTCGACGGATACCAGGACTCGAACGCCGCGCGCCCCTTCCTCGGGGCGATGGACGCGGTCAACGGCCAGGTCGGCCGCGAACTGACCGAACTGGTCGACTGGGACCGCTACTCGTCGTTCGTGGACGTCGGCGGCGCGCGCGGCAACCTCGCGGCCACGCTGGTGCAGCGTCACCCGGGCCTGTCCGGCACCGTCTTCGACCTCCCGCAGATCGAGCCGTACTTCAAGGAGCACATCGAGGCGCTCGGCCTGCTGGACCGGATCGGCTACGTCGTCGGCGACTTCTTCGAGGAGCCGCTGCCGAAGGCCGACGTGCACATCCTGGGCCACATCCTCCACTACTACGGCGAGGAGCAGCGGCGGCACATACTGGCGTCGGTGCACGAGGCGGTGCCCGCCGGTGGCGGGATCGTCATCTACGACAGGCTGATCGACTCCGACCGGCGTGAGCGGCCGCTGAGCCTGCTGGGCAGCCTGAACATGCTGCTCACCTCCGACGGCGGCCGGGAGTACACGCTCTCCGAGTGCCACGAGTGGCTCGCGGACGCGGGCTTCGAGGTGCGGATGTCGCAGCCGGTGGGCGGCACGGACGTCCTGGTCTTCGCCACGAAACCCGGGGCCGCCGAGGGGCGTTGA
- a CDS encoding acyl carrier protein: MTAMTFDELRMMMREAAGEGDGVDLDGDILQTPFAELEFDSLALMEVAARIKQEHGIEITDEVLGDLKTPQMMIEYVNAQPAVR; this comes from the coding sequence ATGACCGCGATGACCTTCGACGAACTGCGCATGATGATGCGCGAGGCCGCAGGCGAGGGTGACGGCGTCGACCTCGACGGCGACATCCTCCAGACCCCCTTCGCAGAGCTGGAGTTCGACTCGCTGGCTCTGATGGAGGTCGCGGCGAGGATCAAGCAGGAACACGGCATCGAGATCACGGACGAGGTCCTCGGGGACCTCAAGACCCCCCAGATGATGATCGAGTACGTCAACGCCCAGCCGGCAGTGAGGTGA
- a CDS encoding acetyl-CoA carboxylase biotin carboxyl carrier protein, translating to MTDTAMDTATGTATGTATDTERAAQAKQDELLRSVCARVAQLAESSQTGPRVIRMSVSGISVEVEWPEPGQLDTVVAPVAIPDGSGPDPTEESDLHHVCAPTVGRFYHCPNPGARPFVTVGDRVEEGQQVGILEAMKLMMPIHAEVTGIVEEILVPDTASVEFGEPLLAVSPAGGEE from the coding sequence GTGACTGACACGGCAATGGACACGGCAACCGGTACGGCGACGGGCACGGCGACCGATACCGAGCGAGCGGCACAGGCGAAGCAGGACGAGCTGCTGCGGTCGGTGTGCGCCCGTGTGGCACAACTCGCGGAGTCCTCGCAGACCGGGCCCCGGGTGATCCGGATGAGCGTCTCGGGGATCTCGGTCGAGGTCGAGTGGCCCGAGCCCGGCCAGCTGGACACGGTGGTCGCGCCGGTGGCGATACCGGACGGGTCCGGTCCGGACCCCACGGAGGAGTCGGACCTGCACCACGTCTGCGCTCCCACGGTCGGGCGCTTCTACCACTGCCCGAATCCCGGCGCACGTCCCTTCGTGACGGTGGGCGACCGGGTCGAGGAGGGCCAGCAGGTCGGAATCCTGGAAGCGATGAAGCTGATGATGCCCATCCACGCGGAAGTCACCGGCATCGTCGAGGAGATCCTGGTCCCCGACACGGCGTCGGTGGAGTTCGGCGAGCCCCTGCTGGCCGTCTCACCGGCCGGCGGTGAGGAGTGA
- the accD gene encoding acetyl-CoA carboxylase, carboxyltransferase subunit beta, with protein sequence MIHDQVISLAESEWSACRSCGRLVYCRQWQRSWGVCPHCSHHSRLSAPDRLVQLADPGSVQLLGSDVGAHDPLGFTDSEPYAARFRRARESTGMDEAVACARAEILGRPLVIAAMDFRFMGGSLGSGTGELVTLAAEAALRERVPLLIVPASGGARMQEGALSLMQMAKTSQALAALDEAGILTVSLITDPTYGGVAASYASTTDVILAEPGARMGFAGPRVIRQTLQQSLPEGFQTAEFLLERGWIDDIVPRSSLRGAIGALLAAQVPRTPAVEGEVELVTDPLRLPEVDPWEAVKRARDLSGATTADYVQRSFDSFHELHGDRVSGDCPAVIGGLAVLEGAPVVVVGHQKGHDSAELAARNYGMASPAGFRKAARLMRLAGKLGLPVITFIDTPGAYPGVAAEESGQAVAIAENLVLMSGLPVPVVTVVIGEGGSGGALALGVADRVLMCPGATYSVISAEGCAAILWDDAAKAPDAARALRLDAKSLLSLGVVDAVLPEPADAHDGAGSVPDDVMRVALASTVSELSCVAPDVLVEQRRKRFRAFGADATPVMQEVAG encoded by the coding sequence ATGATTCATGATCAGGTCATCTCCCTCGCCGAGTCCGAGTGGTCCGCGTGCCGCTCGTGCGGCCGGCTGGTCTACTGCCGGCAGTGGCAACGGTCGTGGGGCGTGTGTCCCCACTGCTCGCACCACAGCCGGCTGTCCGCCCCGGACAGGCTGGTCCAGCTGGCCGACCCGGGCAGCGTCCAGCTGCTCGGCTCGGACGTGGGGGCGCACGATCCTCTCGGGTTCACCGACTCCGAGCCCTACGCGGCGCGCTTCCGGCGGGCCCGGGAGAGCACGGGGATGGACGAGGCGGTGGCCTGCGCCCGTGCGGAGATCCTCGGACGGCCGCTGGTCATCGCCGCCATGGACTTCCGCTTCATGGGCGGCAGCCTCGGAAGCGGCACGGGTGAACTCGTCACCCTGGCCGCCGAGGCCGCCCTGCGCGAGCGGGTGCCGCTGCTGATCGTGCCCGCCTCCGGCGGGGCCCGCATGCAGGAGGGCGCCCTGTCCCTGATGCAGATGGCGAAGACGAGTCAGGCCCTGGCCGCGCTCGACGAGGCCGGGATCCTGACCGTCTCGCTGATCACGGACCCCACGTACGGCGGCGTCGCGGCCTCCTACGCCTCGACGACCGACGTGATCCTCGCCGAACCCGGTGCCCGCATGGGCTTCGCCGGGCCCCGCGTCATCCGGCAGACCTTGCAGCAGAGCCTGCCGGAGGGCTTCCAGACCGCGGAGTTCCTGCTGGAGCGGGGCTGGATCGACGACATCGTGCCGCGCTCCTCGCTGCGCGGGGCGATCGGTGCGCTGCTCGCGGCCCAGGTGCCGCGCACGCCGGCCGTCGAGGGCGAGGTGGAGCTGGTGACCGACCCGCTGCGGCTTCCCGAAGTCGATCCGTGGGAAGCCGTGAAGCGGGCGCGGGACCTGTCCGGGGCGACCACCGCCGACTATGTGCAGCGCTCCTTCGACTCCTTCCACGAACTGCACGGCGACCGCGTCTCGGGCGACTGCCCCGCGGTGATCGGTGGCCTGGCGGTACTGGAGGGCGCGCCCGTCGTCGTGGTCGGGCATCAGAAAGGGCACGACTCCGCGGAGTTGGCGGCACGCAACTACGGCATGGCCTCACCGGCGGGCTTCCGCAAGGCGGCACGTCTGATGAGGCTGGCCGGCAAGCTCGGCCTGCCCGTGATCACGTTCATCGACACGCCGGGCGCCTATCCGGGCGTCGCTGCGGAGGAGAGCGGACAGGCGGTCGCGATCGCGGAGAACCTGGTGCTGATGTCGGGCCTTCCGGTGCCCGTCGTCACCGTCGTCATCGGCGAGGGCGGCAGCGGCGGCGCCTTGGCGCTCGGCGTCGCGGACCGCGTGCTGATGTGCCCCGGAGCGACGTACTCCGTCATCAGCGCGGAGGGCTGCGCGGCGATCCTCTGGGACGACGCGGCCAAGGCGCCCGACGCGGCGCGGGCCCTGCGGCTCGACGCCAAGTCGCTGCTGTCGCTGGGCGTTGTGGACGCGGTGCTCCCGGAGCCGGCGGACGCGCACGACGGCGCCGGCTCCGTACCGGACGACGTCATGCGCGTCGCCCTGGCGAGCACGGTGAGCGAACTGTCGTGCGTCGCGCCGGACGTTCTGGTGGAGCAGCGCAGGAAGAGGTTTCGAGCCTTCGGGGCCGATGCGACCCCGGTGATGCAGGAGGTGGCCGGGTGA